From a region of the Drosophila virilis strain 15010-1051.87 chromosome 3, Dvir_AGI_RSII-ME, whole genome shotgun sequence genome:
- the LOC6622246 gene encoding transmembrane protein 60 — translation MTLAHRALFTWFIVLVFLILLCLRLDPRTTWNWFVTFTPLWFFDCILIIYVLIKFIRKWRNLNRLTDLLSLYKWNIAGVLLTITSQVMICMTLEYPQQIPIYVTMAPLILLLSTAIVYVGGKLRRREGWLH, via the coding sequence atgacgCTGGCACATCGCGCGCTCTTTACATGGTTCATTGTTTTGGTGTTCCTAATACTGCTCTGCTTGCGGCTAGATCCTCGCACCACCTGGAACTGGTTTGTCACCTTCACGCCGCTCTGGTTCTTCGactgcattttaattatttacgtGCTAATCAAATTTATACGCAAATGGCGCAACCTGAACCGCCTGACTGATCTGCTGTCCCTCTACAAATGGAACATTGCCGGCGTGCTGCTAACAATAACGTCCCAGGTAATGATATGCATGACCCTGGAGTATCCACAGCAGATACCCATCTATGTGACCATGGCGCCGCTCATCCTGCTGCTCTCCACGGCCATTGTCTATGTGGGCGGAAAGCTGAGGCGGCGCGAAGGCTGGCTGCATTGA